The window AATACATAGAAGGGCCGGGGTAGTCTAGTCCGGAAAGGCGGTGGCCTTGAAAGCCACTGGTGTCTCACCTCGGGAGTTCAAATCTCCCCCCCGGCGCTCTGAATTCTTTTCAAAACAGATATTCTGGATCCTTTTGGTCATGGAATAAAAAAGTGAAGTAGTTCTGTTGTTTGCTTACCGGTTCGCCTTCGTCTCTTCTTCTGCCTTGAGCAGGTCAATTAAGGGCGTCTCCCGTCTCCCCGGGACAACCCGGCGGATAAACTCCTCGATCCTCACCCGTTCGCTGATATCGCGGATGGCAAGCACCGCCCCATAGATTGTATCCTCATCGTCATGGATTCGGGCGGCAGTGTACTCCACATATCGTCTTGTTCCATCTTTTGCCACAAGAACAAGCTTATCTTCAGATGTTATCGTATCCTCGGTCAAAAGTGCATTCTCTATAGGATCGGCAGCTTCAGTGCTGGTATCCTCTGACTCTATTGCAAGAATCCGTGAAGCCGGCTGCATGATCGCCTCTTCTGCGGCAACCCCGGTCAGCTCTTCTGCAACCGGGTTCATGAATTTCACCCGCCCCGCAGTGTCGGTTGCGATGATTCCCTCTCCAATGCTATTGATCATCGTCTGGATCCAGCGATCACTTTCACGGATTTTCTTCTCCATTGCGGCTTTATGAAGCGCGATCTCAATGACACTGATCACATTCGGCTCTTCAAACGGCTTCAGGATATATCCATATGGCTCGGTCAGTTTTGCCCGATCAATGGTGCTC is drawn from Methanocalculus natronophilus and contains these coding sequences:
- a CDS encoding ATP-binding response regulator, coding for MAEPRVWIVEDESIVAMDLQRRLQSRGYSVLGISSYAEEAIEKIRQHKPDIIIMDIVLKGEMDGITASGIIKEEMGIPIVYLTAYADRSTIDRAKLTEPYGYILKPFEEPNVISVIEIALHKAAMEKKIRESDRWIQTMINSIGEGIIATDTAGRVKFMNPVAEELTGVAAEEAIMQPASRILAIESEDTSTEAADPIENALLTEDTITSEDKLVLVAKDGTRRYVEYTAARIHDDEDTIYGAVLAIRDISERVRIEEFIRRVVPGRRETPLIDLLKAEEETKANR